From Cydia splendana unplaced genomic scaffold, ilCydSple1.2 scaffold_45_ctg1, whole genome shotgun sequence, a single genomic window includes:
- the LOC134805584 gene encoding craniofacial development protein 2-like: MKKSQKESSINTRASPLSDGIKNMEAGNTRASPKSDGRGTEPTSQNHKLRIASWNVGSMTGRSAELGEALRRRRINLCCIQETKWKGSKARQIGNEYKLIYHGTDPKNGVGIVVDKNFQERIVEVNRISDRLMSIKFALDGQPCMNVISAYAPQVGRPSDEKQTFWDDMYDLLQSIPRDESIYIGADLNGHVGSTTNSYHRIHGNQGYGTLNPEGEAILQFASTYDLAIVNTFFTKSEQHLVTYKSGGNNTQIE; this comes from the coding sequence ATGAAAAAGTCACAAAAAGAATCGAGTATAAATACTAGGGCGTCCCCCTTAAGCGACGGCATCAAGAATATGGAAGCAGGAAATACTAGGGCGTCCCCCAAAAGCGACGGAAGAGGCACCGAGCCTACATCCCAAAACCATAAATTGCGTATCGCTAGTTGGAATGTAGGCTCGATGACAGGACGCAGCGCCGAACTGGGCGAAGCCTTACGTAGAAGACGCATAAACCTGTGCTGTATACAAGAGACGAAATGGAAGGGGTCGAAAGCTAGGCAAATTGGAAACGAGTACAAGCTCATCTACCATGGAACCGATCCGAAAAATGGTGTTGGAATAGTGGTAGACAAGAACTTTCAAGAACGTATAGTGGAGGTTAACCGAATAAGCGACAGACTTATGTccataaaattcgcgttagacggTCAACCGTGCATGAACGTGATAAGCGCATACGCCCCACAAGTTGGTCGCCCAAGCGATGAGAAACAGACCTTTTGGGATGACATGTATGACCTACTCCAGTCAATACCACGAGACGAGTCAATCTACATAGGCGCGGACTTAAACGGTCATGTAGGAAGCACAACAAACTCATACCACAGAATCCACGGAAACCaaggatacggaacccttaaccCAGAGGGCGAAGCCATTCTACAGTTCGCTTCAACGTACGACCTAGCCATCGTCAATACTTTTTTCACAAAATCAGAACAACACCTTGTAACCTACAAGAGTGGAGGCAACAACACtcaaatagaatag
- the LOC134805583 gene encoding uncharacterized protein LOC134805583 gives MWVAFECFCNEKAAEHLGISKGPLSNNKDTSWWSEDVKLKIEQKKVLFKLWQQTNDDRDKNAYKEAKKEAKRAVAQAKASRDHDIYAKLEAATNDRELFKIARLRNNDSKDLKTVKYIKNESGQLLTSDKDIQQRWKEYYSQLLNETYPRKQPIQPTAETVGPIPCITTAEVQAAVKAMANKSRACKYSKLSGKSTTDAIHTIRILMEKYRDRRTDLHMVFIDLEKAFDRVPRDLIWQALRAHNVPEYYISVVKDMYKDVTTRVRCPAGVSDEFEVKVGVHQGSALSPLLFNLVMNHLTAKLQRPPPWDLLYADDIALVSENAEDLQQILEQWRVALEEAGLRISKQKTEYVHCNFSGKSNSNTVSLEGTPLNRVDCFKYLGSVITTDATVDTDITQRINTGWVKWKELTGVLCDKRMPVHIKGKVVCV, from the exons ATGTGGGTAGCTTTCGAATGTTTTTGCAATGAGAAAGCAGCCGAACATCTGGGCATATCAAAAGGACCCTTAAGTAACAACAAGGACACGAGCTGGTGGAGCGAAGACGTAAAATTAAAAATCGAGCAGAAAAAAGTTCTCTTTAAGCTGTGGCAACAAACAAACGACGATAGGGATAAGAATGCGTACAAAGAGGCGAAAAAGGAAGCGAAGCGCGCCGTAGCGCAGGCAAAAGCAAGTCGCGATCACGATATCTACGCGAAACTAGAAGCGGCTACCAACGACAGGGAACTTTTCAAGATAGCTAGACTCAGAAACAACGACAGCAAGGATCTGAAAACCGTTAAGTACATTAAGAATGAAAGCGGCCAGCTACTCACCTCAGATAAAGACATCCAACAAAGATGGAAGGAATACTACTCTCAACTTCTAAATGAAACGTATCCCCGCAAACAGCCTATTCAACCAACGGCAGAAACAGTAGGACCGATTCCGTGCATAACAACAGCCGAAGTACAAGCAGCTGTTAAGGCAATGGCAAACAAgtctagggcttgcaaatattcgaaactttcag GAAAGTCGACCACTGACGCCATCCATACCATAAGAATCTTAATGGAAAAGTACCGGGACAGAAGGACTGATCTACATATGGTGTTCATCGACCTAGAGAAAGCCTTCGACCGAGTTCCAAGAGACTTAATTTGGCAGGCATTACGAGCACATAACGTACCAGAATATTACATCAGCGTTGTCAAAGACATGTACAAGGACGTGACAACAAGAGTACGTTGCCCAGCCGGTGTAAGTGATGAATTCGAAGTTAAGGTCGGTGTTCACCAGGGCTCAGCGCTGAGCCCCTTGCTCTTTAATCTAGTAATGAACCATCTAACCGCGAAGTTGCAACGGCCGCCCCCCTGGGATCTGCTTTACGCTGACGATATAGCACTCGTCAGCGAAAATGCGGAAGACCTACAGCAAATACTGGAGCAATGGAGAGTCGCGCTAGAGGAAGCCGGATTGCGAATCAGCAAACAAAAGACCGAATACGTACACTGCAATTTCAGCGGCAAAAGCAACAGTAACACTGTTAGTCTCGAAGGCACACCCCTGAACAGGGTCGACTGTTTCAAATATCTAGGCTCAGTCATCACCACCGACGCAACTGTTGACACAGACATAACCCAACGAATTAACACGGGATGGGTGAAATGGAAAGAGCTAACAGGGGTATTGTGCGACAAGAGAATGCCTGTACACATTAAAGGCAAAGTTGTATGTGTGTGA
- the LOC134805582 gene encoding uncharacterized protein LOC134805582, with product MDSRLKKQKPKTNTAQAEKRPVRVEVREGGKPAEGPPTVSKEREGGKPADRPPIVEEGGTLSSDEESGGTQREARQGTPDVLQLGGLTLNEEDALLKSPSKGETIREATPMEHEQFHKYESKAQKKKAKLLRRRAATAGEGSGIPEVFTKGEAKPGPSRRGLKIKRQSTDEGRSERPPAKRPNQGKAAAEGPRNVAKANRGLAVAVCREDGVSVDEALARLIRKRLTQLIEVVVLKVVRGEPGLVAPRFATSGLVSEGFFLVTPKTTESREWLLSQDFGELDGHKIIVRKLEQTRVQVWVPGDTDTEYVKEFLYAQNPDRPELKILHWKAVGREALELGTRLTFMVPDGVEESWGQEKTKILDFSATSVRVRILRANPNPQPSESKQEGPAEAPELKQESTEPVDVHTGGEGSMDVAGSELSE from the coding sequence ATGGATTCtagattaaaaaaacaaaaacccaAAACCAACACCGCGCAAGCGGAGAAGAGACCCGTAAGGGTAGAAGTGCGTGAGGGCGGGAAACCAGCTGAGGGACCCCCGACCGTCTCGAAAGAGCGGGAGGGCGGGAAGCCAGCTGATAGACCCCCGATCGTTGAAGAAGGTGGGACTCTGAGCTCCGACGAGGAGAGTGGAGGAACGCAGAGAGAAGCAAGGCAGGGCACTCCAGATGTCTTACAACTGGGTGGCCTGACTTTGAACGAAGAGGATGCACTGCTCAAATCACCATCGAAGGGGGAAACCATTAGGGAGGCCACACCGATGGAGCATGAGCAGTTCCACAAGTATGAGTCGAAGGCTCAGAAAAAGAAAGCCAAGCTGCTTAGGAGGAGGGCTGCGACTGCTGGGGAAGGGAGTGGCATTCCCGAGGTATTTACCAAAGGGGAGGCCAAGCCCGGCCCGAGCAGACGCGGCTTAAAGATAAAAAGACAGAGTACTGATGAGGGTCGCTCGGAGCGTCCTCCAGCGAAGCGCCCGAACCAAGGCAAGGCGGCCGCGGAGGGACCACGGAACGTCGCTAAGGCGAATCGGGGTCTCGCTGTGGCTGTGTGCCGAGAGGACGGAGTTTCGGTGGATGAGGCTCTGGCGAGACTCATCAGAAAGAGGCTTACGCAGCTGATTGAGGTGGTCGTCCTGAAGGTAGTCAGGGGGGAGCCTGGCTTAGTAGCGCCAAGATTCGCTACGTCGGGGTTGGTGTCAGAAGGATTCTTCCTTGTGACACCAAAAACGACGGAGTCGAGGGAATGGCTGCTAAGTCAGGACTTCGGAGAGTTGGATGGCCACAAAATCATCGTGCGTAAGCTGGAGCAGACCAGGGTGCAGGTTTGGGTTCCGGGCGACACGGACACTGAGTACGTAAAGGAGTTCCTTTACGCTCAGAATCCCGATCGACCGGAACTCAAAATTCTGCACTGGAAGGCAGTAGGTAGGGAGGCTCTAGAGCTAGGAACCCGACTGACCTTTATGGTTCCAGACGGAGTCGAGGAGAGCTGGGGGCAAGAGAAGACCAAGATTCTGGACTTCTCGGCCACCAGCGTACGAGTCCGGATTCTGAGGGCGAATCCAAATCCACAACCCTCAGAATCCAAACAAGAAGGACCAGCAGAAGCACCCGAGCTGAAGCAGGAGAGTACTGAACCCGTCGATGTCCATACGGGAGGAGAGGGGAGTATGGATGTCGCCGGCAGTGAACTCTCCGAGTAG